One Plasmodium vinckei vinckei genome assembly, chromosome: PVVCY_09 genomic region harbors:
- a CDS encoding PIR protein CIR protein: protein MAQRSYNIKDVYKEIFTINDYFEEETNGTLIVKNNYKSIHDYCGSWRDSRKDNCHNYIQLAICGFIYLLKTLKDMPGLEYDKLAEYAILWLIYKLDAAPNKCGIELNEFYTKYIEKNSYYNNIINGYDNMTYKDIINKKKELMNMNISEISKFNTLFYILFFSYYLSHVEYPYCVQFPLYPISFSNKFNELNEDSKNIEGSLYTQILSTLSNDYNNLINKFGNDESCDFPTISPVKTSLSSSIASKLIPGLSTFAIPAFLGISYKTIYKKTIKKSKEENETKYMIRRLTIIPGTIIMIDIC, encoded by the exons ATGGCACAAAGaagttataatattaaggATGTg taTAAAGAAATTTTTACGATCAATGACTATTTTGAGGAGGAAACTAATGGTACATTAAtagttaaaaataattacaagTCAATCCACGATTATTGTGGTTCCTGGCGGGACTCAAGAAAAGACAATTgtcataattatattcaaTTGGCTATTTGtggttttatttatttgctaAAAACGTTAAAGGATATGCCTGGTTTAGAATATGATAAACTTGCCGAATACGCTATTTTATGgttaatttataaactAGATGCAGCGCCAAATAAATGTGGCATCGaattaaatgaattttatactaaatatatagaaaaaaatagttattataataatataataaatggtTATGATAATATGACTTATAaggatattataaataaaaaaaaagaattgatgaatatgaatattagtgaaatatctaaatttaataccctattttatatattatttttttcctattATTTATCTCATGTTGAATATCCGTATTGCGTACAATTTCCGCTTTATCCTATATCGTTttctaataaatttaatgaacTCAATGAAGATTCTAAGAATATAGAAGGCAGTCTATATACTCAAATATTGTCTACATTATCAAATGATTATaacaatttaataaataaatttggtAATGATGAATCTTGCGATTTTCCAACCATTTCACCGGTGAAAACATCATTAAGTTCGTCGATAGCAAGCAAATTAATTCCAGGTTTATCGACATTTGCAATACCAGCTTTCTTGGGAATTTCTTATAAg acaatatataagaaaacaattaaaaaaagtaaagaagaaaatgaaactaaatatatgattcgAAGATTAACGATTATTCCAGgaacaataataatgattgaTATATGTTAA
- a CDS encoding haloacid dehalogenase-like hydrolase, putative codes for MNLKLIEISLSLLLMCLCEGHSNEKKNNNGFMITKSNRLLSELENDKVGVEVHEDQPVYEDQSNYEVLVRDINGKPVDKNNLKNNIKIVFIDLDGTLLNDRYKISKLNIESLVKAQNKGIKIVFATGRPMHLANYVIGKDVKKNNLSLVPGIYFNGGITYGPNGDIMLDNYIDEKLVMDIYNFSKENNFIRRMFWCSLEKTHVFENNGYIDEYLNIVPIMPDIIDEETLKNTKIYKIGIRLDKENLSSVIKMYQDKFSDRIRVVNTFKTYIELILHNTNKFEGVKALCKHFDISLNEALAIGDAENDIEMLQGVGTSIAVQNAASEIKECAKYVGPSNNDDAVHHALRTFCDI; via the exons ATGAATCTCAAATTAATAGAAATAAGTTTATCTCTTCTTTTAATGTGCTTATGCGAAGGACACAGTAACGag aaaaaaaataataatggatTTATGATTACAAAATCGAATCGATTGCTATCTGAACTCGAAAACGATAAAGTAGGAGTAGAAGTACATGAAGACCAACCAGTTTATGAAGACCAATCAAATTATGAAGTGCTCGTAAGAGATATAAATGGGAAGCCTGtcgataaaaataatttaaaaaataatataaaaatcgtTTTTATCGATTTAGATGGaacattattaaatgaccgttataaaatatccaaattaaatatagaaagTTTAGTAAAGGCACAAAATaaaggaataaaaatagtttttgCTACTGGTCGTCCAATGCATTTAGCTAATTATGTAATAGGAAAagatgttaaaaaaaataatttaagttTAGTGCCCGGAATATATTTCAACGGCGGTATCACTTATGGCCCTAATGGTGACATAATGCttgataattatatagatgaaaaattagtaatggatatatataatttttcaaaggAAAACAATTTCATTAGACGTATGTTTTGGTGTAGTTTAGAAAAAACACAtgtttttgaaaataatggatATATTGATGAATATTTGAATATTGTACCTATAATGCCTGATATTATTGATGAagaaacattaaaaaatacaaaaatatacaaaattggTATTAGATTAGATAAAGAAAACTTATCAagtgtaataaaaatgtatcaaGATAAATTTTCGGATCGAATTCGTGTAGTTAACAcatttaaaacatatatagaATTGATTCTtcataatacaaataaatttgaagGTGTAAAAGCATTATGCAAACATTTCGATATAAGTTTAAATGAAGCATTAGCTATAGGAGATGCTGAAAACGATATAGAGATGCTACAAGGCGTAGGAACTTCAATAGCAGTACAGAATGCTGCTAGTGAAATAAAGGAATGCGCAAAATATGTAGGTCCATCAAACAATGATGATGCGGTACATCATGCACTACGAACATTTTGtgatatttaa
- a CDS encoding fam-a protein translates to MNRGYIKTVFFVLSLVVCAINNTLASQPALKAANKAKITEQRKTAADAKREEYKRKLCKDPEETQLAMNYANENAALLLKVAESMDGFTFEHKYGQYCETDSKKLERVDVDRFHATIKGHYMYSSTINKIWDYADFQKLDFKFIHGNPVRIYNSDLVLFEKYVQDEISSIKKKKYALGAKVQVSDDITVILCPTRVIRYELDIHGNINTKEMLENSKSIYHDDMDPDEALSKLNSTLSGLIIKKGNNDLINITYVNVYLNYDHNIDFYSDRKHGNTIHRSIMQIAYWGGENKSQYSPGKFLSLY, encoded by the exons ATGAATAGAGGCTATATTAAGAccgttttttttgttttaagcTTGGTCGTATGTGCCATCAATAACACACTTGCAAGCCAACCTGCTCTAAAGGCTGCTAATAAAGCCAAAATCACTGAACAAAGAAAGACTGC CGCGGATGCAAAACGTGAGGAATATAAACGCAAGTTATGTAAAGACCCTGAAGAAACTCAACTTGCAATGAACTATGCAAACGAAAATGCGGCACTTTTACTAAAAGTTGCTGAGAGTATGGATGGTTTCACGTTCGAGCATAAATACGGTCAATATTGTGAAACAGATTCCAAGAAATTAGAACGTGTGGACGTTGACAGATTTCATGCGACGATTAAAGGCCATTATATG tACTCTTCCACAATAAATAAGATATGGGATTACGCTGATTTCCAAAAATTGGATTTCAAATTTATTCATg gaAATCCTGTTCGTATATACAACTCAGATCTAGTTttgtttgaaaaatatgtacaagATGAAATATCAtcaatcaaaaaaaaaaaatatgctttAGGCGCAAAAGTTcaa GTATCAGATGACATAACTGTAATTCTTTGTCCTACAAGAGTTATAAGATATGAATTGGATATCCATGGAAATATTAATACGAAAGAAATGTTAGAAAATTCAAAATCAATCTATCATGATGACATGGATCCTGATGAAGCATTATCGAAGTTGAATTCTACCTTGTCCGGgcttattattaaaaaaggcAACAATGATCtaattaatattacttATGTCAACGTT TATTTGAATTATGATCATAATATCGATTTTTATAGCGATCGAAAACATGGAAATACTATACATAGGAGTATTATGCAGATAGCATACTGGGGAGGAGAGAATAAATCACAATATTCCCCAGGTAAATTTCtttcattatattaa
- a CDS encoding PIR protein CIR protein, fragment, with protein MNCFSGVEDVLEDDKLAAYDILWSSYKLNKNKQNQISSIKDFYDKHIKGNDKEYINDIIGVESYKSYEDVINKKQNLINMDIKIVSKLYDALILLCVMYTEIDTDKSNCTKCSLKANEFVKKIYRT; from the exons ATGAATTGTTTC AGCGGCGTTGAGGATGTTTTAGAAGATGATAAACTTGCTGCATATGATATTTTATGGTCAAGTTATaaactaaataaaaataaacaaaatcaAATCAGCAGTATAAAAGACTTTTATGATAAGCATATAAAGGGTAATGATAAGGAGTatattaatgatataattgGTGTTGAATCTTATAAAAGTTATGAAGatgttataaataaaaaacaaaatttgaTCAATATggatattaaaattgtgtctaaattatatgatgcattaatattattatgtgtCATGTATACTGAAATTGATACAGATAAGTCAAATTGCACAAAATGTTCTCTAAAAGCTAATGaatttgttaaaaaaatatacagaACTTAA
- a CDS encoding lysophospholipase, putative — translation MMEEIELNNDELRNKTCNLDGDPKVGWLCNKNGLLLKTYGWIVKNAIGIILLIHGYKGHARLNFMKINLKMPNKNEGLVVDNNNYYIYKDSWIEKFNQSGYSVYALDLQGHGESQSLGNIRSDINCFDDLVDDVIQYMNKIQDEIASENQTDDESYDIVPAKKKRLPMYIMGYSMGGNIALRILQLLGKAKENNINSGDSNNCKKFNTILDNSTNISEIDNDMNNYNDYDSDNSCASTSAMTNAITSASDKHEGYYNYLDKLNIKGCVSLSGMMIIKTLLNEKINSFKYVYLPMIDFMSNLAPHALIPIFRYKISKYSFNIYKHDKFLNTNGISFKCMSELIKATITLYSDINYIPKDIPLLFVHSKDDTVCYYKGTVLFHDKANVDIKKLYIVGGMNHEITVDPGNEEILNKIIEWISNLRNNGEDEIEDK, via the coding sequence ATGATGGAAGAAATTGAATTGAATAATGATGAATTAAGGAATAAAACATGTAATTTAGATGGTGATCCTAAGGTAGGTTGGTTATGTAACAAAAATGGTTtacttttaaaaacatatggATGGATAGTTAAAAATGCTATAGGAATTATATTGTTAATACATGGATACAAAGGTCATGCTcgattaaattttatgaaaataaatttaaaaatgccaaataaaaatgaaggcTTAGTAGTagacaataataattactACATTTATAAAGATAGCTGGattgaaaaatttaatcAAAGCGGTTATTCAGTATATGCATTAGATTTACAAGGACATGGCGAATCCCAATCATTGGGAAATATAAGAAGCGATATTAATTGCTTTGATGATCTAGTTGATGATGTAATacaatatatgaataaaattcAAGATGAAATTGCAAGTGAAAATCAAACGGATGATGAATCTTATGATATAGTGCcagctaaaaaaaaaaggctTCCTATGTATATTATGGGGTATTCAATGGGAGGAAATATTGCTTTAAGAATATTACAATTATTAGGGAAagcaaaagaaaataacaTCAATTCTGGAGATTCAAATAACTGCAAAAAGTTTAATACCATATTAGACAATTCTACTAATATTAGTGAAATTGACAATgatatgaataattataatgattATGATTCCGATAATTCCTGTGCTAGTACCTCTGCTATGACAAATGCTATTACTAGCGCCAGTGATAAACATGAAGGAtactataattatttagataaattaaatattaaaggtTGTGTGTCTTTATCTGGtatgatgataataaaaacattattgAATGAAAAAATCAATTCATTTAAGTATGTTTATTTGCCTATGATAGACTTCATGTCTAATCTCGCGCCTCATGCACTAATTCCGATATTCCGCTATAAAATATCCaaatattcttttaatatatataaacacgATAAATTTCTAAATACCAATGgaatatcatttaaatgTATGTCTGAACTTATAAAAGCAACGATCACATTGTACAGtgatattaattatattccaAAAGATAttcctttattatttgtgcATTCAAAAGATGACACTGtttgttattataaagGGACAGTTCTGTTTCATGATAAAGCAAAtgttgatataaaaaaattatatattgttgGTGGTATGAACCATGAAATAACGGTAGATCCAGGAAATGAAGAaattttaaacaaaattattgaaTGGATTAGTAATTTAAGAAACAATGGTGAAGACGAAATAGAAGataaataa
- a CDS encoding erythrocyte membrane antigen 1: MKGMPLGLISSILFSIVLADVSSGSKSTTGCFSFLKKKIKKSNKTADEPVEVKVKEEHDSNIPDIKFIDEYDPPVIEIYKIPQTRLSEPFTSETDGTTVDKVTGFLRRENDSKRKGYYIRPYEEDYEHMIKIKVIPLKYNYQFTQKNEYKQSDVPPPIPKMPKKQELPKNQELPKNQELPKNQELPKNQELPKNQELPKNQELPKNQELPKNQELPKKQELPKKQELPKKQELSTICEEESSTVYEDTEELDEFTSCLGDGENEYGDDKNENDRECEQIENDREYEQIESDREYAEIENDKEYEENENEDEIEENKSQEEYEHIESHDKVENNENEIEYEQIENKDEVEENENDRECEQIESDKEYEEIESDKEYEEIESDKEYEEIESDREYEEIESDREYEEIESDRECEQIENHDEAENESKIEYEENKNQDEVEENENDRECEQIESDKECEQIESDKEYEQIESDKEYEEIENDKEYEQIESDKEYEEIENDKEYEQIESDKEYEEIENDKEYEENGNQDEVEEIENQDEVEEIENQDEVEEIENQDEVEESENHDEAEESENKIEYEENENQDEVEESENHDEAENESKIEYEEIENQDEVEENENKDEYEQIENHDEAENESKIEYEEIENQDEVEENENKDEYEQIENHDEAENESKIEYEEIENQDEVEEIENQDEVEEIENQDEVEEIENQDEVEEIENQDEVEEIENQDEVEESENQDEVEEIENQDEVEESENQDEVEEIENQDEVEEIENQDEVEEIENKDEVEEIENKDEVEESENKIEYEENENKDEYEEIENKDEVEESENQDEVEQIENQDEVEESENHDEAENESKIEYEEIENQDEVEESENKDEVEENKNKDEVEQIENKIEYEENENKDEVEESENKIEYEQIENQDEVEESENHDEAENESKIEYEENENQDEVEENENDREYEPIENKDKVEYAQIENDKEYEENENEDEAEIENKDEVEENESKVEYEQIENKDEAEIESKDEVEENESKVEYEQIENKDEAEIESKDEVEENESKVEYEQIENKDEVEENENKIEYEEIENKDEAEIENKVKCEESENKDVVEKNEIRDEIEEEEAESYIGEIEEEDAESYIGESEGEGAESYTGEIEEEDAESYIGESEGEGAESYTGEIEEEDAESYIGESEGEGAESYTGESEEEDAESYIGESEGEDAESYIGESEDEE; the protein is encoded by the exons ATGAAAGGAATGCCATTAGGCCTGATTTCCTCAATACTATTTAGTATAGTTTTAGCAGATGTCAGCTCGGGTTCAAAGTCTACCACGGGTTGC ttttcgttcttaaaaaaaaaaataaagaaaagcAATAAAACGGCAGATGAACCAGTTGAAGTCAAAGTCAAGGAGGAGCATGACTCTAATATCCCAGATATCAAATTTATAGATGAATACGATCCACCGGTAATagaaatttacaaaataccTCAAACTAGATTAAGTGAGCCCTTTACATCAGAAACCGATGGTACTACCGTTGATAAAGTGACCGGATTTTTAAGAAGAGAAAATGATTCCAAAAGGAAAGGATACTATATTAGACCATATGAAGAAGACTATGAACATATGATTAAGATTAAGGTTATACCCCTTAAGTACAATTATCAATTCACCCAAAAGAACGAATATAAACAAAGTGACGTCCCCCCTCCAATACCTAAGATGCCTAAAAAGCAAGAATTACCTAAAAATCAAGAATTACCTAAAAATCAAGAATTACCTAAAAATCAAGAATTACCTAAAAATCAAGAATTACCTAAAAATCAAGAATTACCTAAAAATCAAGAATTACCTAAAAATCAAGAATTACCTAAAAATCAAGAATTACCTAAAAAGCAAGAATTACCTAAAAAGCAAGAATTACCTAAAAAGCAAGAATTAAGTACAATATGTGAAGAAGAATCAAGTACGGTATATGAAGATACAGAAGAATTAGATGAATTTACATCATGTCTCGGAGATGGAGAAAATGAATACGgagatgataaaaatgaaaatgatagaGAATGTGAAcaaattgaaaatgatagagaatatgaacaaattgAAAGTGATAGAGAATATGCagaaattgaaaatgataaagaatatgaagaaaatgaaaatgaagacgaaattgaagaaaataaaagtcAAGAAGAATATGAACACATTGAAAGTCACGACAAagttgaaaataatgaaaatgagaTCGAATATGAACagattgaaaataaagacGAGGTTgaggaaaatgaaaatgatagaGAATGTGAACAAATTGAAAGTGATAAAGAATATGAAGAAATTGAAAGTGATAAAGAATATGAAGAAATTGAAAGTGATAAAGAATATGAAGAAATTGAAAGTGATAGAGAATATGAAGAAATTGAAAGTGATAGAGAATATGAAGAAATTGAAAGTGATAGAGAATGTGAACAAATTGAAAATCACGATGAAGCTGAAAATGAAAGTAAAATCgaatatgaagaaaataaaaatcaagACGAGGTTgaggaaaatgaaaatgatagaGAATGTGAACAAATTGAAAGTGATAAAGAATGTGAACAAATTGAAAGTGATAAAgaatatgaacaaattgaaagtgataaagaatatgaagaaatcgaaaatgataaagaatatgaacaaattgaaagtgataaagaatatgaagaaattgaaaatgataaagaatatgaacaaattgaaagtgataaagaatatgaagaaattgaaaatgataaagaatatgaagaaaatggAAATCAAGACGAGGTTgaagaaattgaaaatCAAGACGAGGTTgaagaaattgaaaatCAAGACGAGGTTgaagaaattgaaaatCAAGACGAGGTTGAAGAAAGTGAAAATCACGATGAAGCTGAAGaaagtgaaaataaaatagaatatgaagaaaatgaaaatcaAGATGAGGTTGAAGAAAGTGAAAATCACGATGAAGCTGAAAATGAAAGTAAAATAGAATATgaagaaattgaaaatCAAGATGAAgttgaagaaaatgaaaataaagacgaatatgaacaaattgAAAATCACGATGAAGCTGAAAATGAAAGTAAAATAGAATATgaagaaattgaaaatCAAGATGAAgttgaagaaaatgaaaataaagacgaatatgaacaaattgAAAATCACGATGAAGCTGAAAATGAAAGTAAAATAGAATATgaagaaattgaaaatCAAGATGAGGTTgaagaaattgaaaatCAAGATGAGGTTgaagaaattgaaaatCAAGATGAGGTTgaagaaattgaaaatCAAGATGAGGTTgaagaaattgaaaatCAAGATGAGGTTgaagaaattgaaaatCAAGATGAGGTTGAAGAAAGTGAAAATCAAGACGAGGTTgaagaaattgaaaatCAAGACGAGGTTGAAGAAAGTGAAAATCAAGACGAGGTTgaagaaattgaaaatCAAGACGAGGTTgaagaaattgaaaatCAAGACGAGGTTgaagaaattgaaaataaagatgaggttgaagaaattgaaaataaagatgaGGTTGAAGaaagtgaaaataaaatcgaatatgaagaaaatgaaaataaagacgaatatgaagaaattgaaaataaagatgaGGTTGAAGAAAGTGAAAATCAAGACGAGGTTGAACAAATTGAAAATCAAGACGAGGTTGAAGAAAGTGAAAATCACGATGAAGCTGAAAATGAAAGTAAAATAGAATATgaagaaattgaaaatCAAGATGAGGTTGAAGAAagtgaaaataaagatgaagttgaagaaaataaaaataaagatgagGTTGaacaaattgaaaataagatcgaatatgaagaaaatgaaaataaagacGAGGTTGAAGaaagtgaaaataaaatcgaatatgaacaaattgAAAATCAAGATGAGGTTGAAGAAAGTGAAAATCACGATGAAGCTGAAAATGAAAGTAAAATAgaatatgaagaaaatgaaaatcaAGATGAAGTTgaggaaaatgaaaatgatagaGAATATGAACCgattgaaaataaagataaagtTGAATATGCAcaaattgaaaatgataaagaatatgaagaaaatgaaaatgaagacGAAGctgaaattgaaaataaagacgaggttgaagaaaatgaaagtaAAGTCgaatatgaacaaattgaaaataaagacGAAGCTGAAATTGAAAGTAAAGACGAGgttgaagaaaatgaaagtaAAGTCgaatatgaacaaattgaaaataaagacGAAGCTGAAATTGAAAGTAAAGACGAGgttgaagaaaatgaaagtaAAGTCgaatatgaacaaattgaaaataaagatgaggttgaagaaaatgaaaataaaatcgaatatgaagaaattgaaaataaagacGAAGctgaaattgaaaataaagtCAAATGTGAAGAAagtgaaaataaagatgtagttgaaaaaaatgaaattagaGACGAAATTGAAGAAGAAGAGGCAGAATCATATATCGGAGAAATTGAAGAAGAAGATGCAGAATCATATATCGGGGAAAGTGAAGGCGAAGGGGCAGAATCATATACCGGGGAAATTGAAGAAGAAGATGCAGAATCATATATCGGGGAAAGTGAAGGCGAAGGGGCAGAATCATATACCGGGGAAATCGAAGAAGAAGATGCAGAATCATATATCGGGGAAAGTGAAGGCGAAGGGGCAGAATCATATACCGGGGAAAGTGAAGAGGAAGATGCAGAATCATATATCGGGGAAAGTGAAGGGGAAGATGCAGAATCATATATCGGAGAAAGTGAAGACgaagaataa
- a CDS encoding early transcribed membrane protein → MKLTKAFYFIAFLLAINVLVPGSNNYVEAKPKGKGGNSLANKIKNNKAAVISTILTTLALAAAGTYGALHYHKKGAPKKKPAVQNTKAAPAPDNKAAPKPAGTTTPTRAYPPGY, encoded by the coding sequence atgaaattaacaAAAGCATTCTATTTTATTGCCTTTTTATTGGCCATAAACGTTTTAGTCCCAGGATCTAATAATTATGTTGAAGCTAAACCCAAAGGAAAAGGTGGTAACTCCCTTgctaacaaaattaaaaataacaaagcTGCAGTTATATCTACAATACTTACAACATTAGCATTAGCAGCAGCTGGTACTTATGGTGCACTCCATTATCATAAGAAGGGAGCccctaaaaaaaaacccGCAGTACAAAATACTAAAGCAGCCCCCGCACCAGATAATAAAGCAGCACCAAAACCAGCTGGTACTACTACTCCCACAAGAGCATATCCACCAGGATACTAA
- a CDS encoding fam-a protein, with protein sequence MNKGYIKVVFFVLSLFVYVDNRTHATEPASRKGIRKNPPTKVAPSKSSTDKANSDSIILENDDLDEIYEQNKNLLCKYPEETKKVTKVMDEAIATLKEYATTEDGYVLSYNYDNNGTKYYKQHGKAEIGKLILNFPDSDRYNEIINILWDPNGAKIFDPNFIEGKVIRVYNPNLAMIQKRYNSPELRFQGYFYALTKKIKVSEDTTIIVFASANIDDHNSKDKEKYTNPILKEINTYKTYINSDNYIRCGKLKKTFVNLSGFLIEKKDKHIDITCIISMDYRVSPFLSYVAKNVMLGTLTTFINLKQLLLKK encoded by the exons atgaataaagGGTACATTAAAgtcgttttttttgttttaagtTTGTTTGTATATGTGGACAATAGAACCCATGCAACCGAGCCCGCTTCAAGAAAAGGCATACGCAAAAATCCACCAACCAAAGTTGCACCATCCAAAAGTTCTACAGACAAAGCTAATTCAGATAGTATTATTCTAGAAAATGATGa TTTGgatgaaatatatgaacAGAATAAGAACttattatgtaaatatcCTGAAGAAACGAAAAAGGTAACAAAGGTTATGGACGAAGCTATAGCGACTTTAAAGGAATATGCTACAACTGAAGATGGATATGTCTTATCTTAcaattatgataataatggaaccaaatattataaacaaCATGGAAAGGCAGAGATCGGAAAGCTTATTCTTAATTTCCCCGATTCCGATAGG tataatgaaataataaacatacTATGGGATCCCAATGGTGCCAAAATTTTCGATCCGAATTTTATTGAAG gaAAAGTTATCCGTGTCTACAATCCAAATTTAGCAATGATACAAAAACGCTACAATTCCCCGGAGCTACGATTTCAAGgatatttttatgctttaactaaaaaaatcaag GTATCCGAAGACACAACTATAATAGTCTTTGCTTCAGCAAATATAGATGATCATAACTCTaaagataaagaaaaatatacaaaccCTATTTTAAAGGAAATAAACACATATAAAACCTACATTAATTCTGATAACTATATTCGATGtggaaaattaaaaaaaacttttgTTAACTTATCCGGATTtcttattgaaaaaaaagataaacaCATTGATATCACATGTATTATCTCT ATGGATTATCGTGTATCACCTTTCCTAAGTTACGTGGCTAAGAATGTTATGCTAGGTACATTGACGACTTTTATAAACTTAAAACAACTTTTGTTAAAGAAgtag
- a CDS encoding fam-b protein — MQANSFDVNNFYESSSNFLYKHNGGNHYEGDKIYTKQIIGLRETNYNYTDILSNLEDVDCDVEELIHEITNQLEKLKKDNGNNGEYELAVKPNIDKRLIKKNTHPHASSYENFKEWEHNENTLNINDEYFKSKYDEVVSGIYYDMIKDKSEFNKMYKDVMKNNLLVTAVALLCLLTGGFALPFILLLIPKARYTIKRLWKLRKLCKKKFDKLE; from the coding sequence ATGCAAGCAAACAGTTTCGAcgtaaataatttttatgaatcgAGTTCGAATTTCTTATATAAGCATAATGGTGGCAATCATTATGAAGgagataaaatatatactaaacaaattataggTTTGCGCGAAACGAATTATAACTATACTGATATATTATCCAACTTAGAAGATGTAGACTGTGATGTGGAAGAGTTAATCCATGAAATTACGAACCAATTAGAAAAACTGAAAAAAGATAATGGCAATAATGGGGAATATGAATTAGCAGTGAAACcaaatatagataaaaggctaataaaaaaaaatacgcATCCCCATGCATCAAgttatgaaaattttaaagaatgggaacataatgaaaataccTTGAATATAAATGACGAATACTTTAAAAGTAAATATGATGAGGTTGTTTCaggaatatattatgatatGATCAAGGATAAATCAGAGTTTAACAAAATGTACAAAGATGTCATGAAGAATAATCTATTAGTCACCGCAGTTGCATTATTGTGTTTATTGACAGGAGGTTTTGCATtgccatttattttattattaataccAAAAGCGAGATACACGATTAAGAGGCTATGGAAACTTAGAAAattatgcaaaaaaaaatttgataaGTTAGAATAG
- a CDS encoding 60S acidic ribosomal protein P1, putative has product MAAVPVAELPECEKQELLCTYAALILHEEKMSITNENIVKLIKKSNNTVLPYLPMLFEKALKGKDIESLLSNLSVGGGAPAAAAQVATESADDGKKDSKKEEKVEEEEEEDDLGFSLFG; this is encoded by the exons ATGGCAGCCGTCCCAGTAGCAGAATTACCTGAATGCGAAAAACAGGAACTTTTATGTACCTACGCAGCTTTAATATTacatgaagaaaaaatgagtataactaatgaaaatattgtaaagcttattaaaaaatcaaacaATACAGTTTTGCCATACTTACCAATGCTTTTTGAAAAGGCATTAAAAGGAAAAGATATTGA GAGTTTATTAAGCAACTTAAGTGTTGGTGGAGGCGCTCCAGCAGCTGCTGCACAAGTTGCCACTGAAAGTGCTGATGATGGCAAAAAGGACTCTAAAAAAGAAGAGAAAGTAGAAgaggaagaagaagaagatgaTTTAGGTTTTTCATTATTCGGTTAG